A single window of Electrophorus electricus isolate fEleEle1 chromosome 16, fEleEle1.pri, whole genome shotgun sequence DNA harbors:
- the itsn1 gene encoding intersectin-1 isoform X6, with product MAQFSMPFGGGLDTWVISVDERAKHDQQFHSLTPTPAGFITGDQAKNFFLQSGLPPPVLAQIWALADLNNDGKMDVHEFSIAMKLIKLRLQGHPLPPTLPPSMKQPPLSLPPPTAFGVPGVGTVTGLPAVPPMPHPPLPTGVPVVGMSPPLVSTVTPPMPPMANGAPSMMQTVPGFSHPGESLALEAPLSATAHKSSSFNRSSAKLSKGQSFETPSAPAVPVPLDWAVPQSSRLKYRQLFNSHDKMMSGHLTGPQARTILMQSSLPQTQLATIWNLSDIDQDGKLTAEEFILAMHLIDMAMSGLPLPPLLPPDLLPPTFRRVRSGSGVSVSSVHSTDQRAQEELAEEEEKELEKKLPVTFEDKKRENFERGNLELEKRRQALLEQQRKEQERLAALEREEQERRERERQEQERRRQQELERQLDKQRELERQREEERRKEIERREAAKRELERQRQLEWERNRRQELLTQRNREQENIVLLKARKKTLEFELEALNDKKSQLEGKLQDIRCRLATQRQDIESTNKARELRIAEITALQQQLQESQQWLGRLIPDKQCLSDQLKQVQQDSLHRDTLSSLQRAVEMKEATRQQLREQLDAVEKETRSKLLEIDAFNTQLKELREIHNKQQRQKQKELEGNLIIQPPLASKPTDLQESRLPGADDGVSPAWRDSALGKAPTLPAVQPWASRAAEEENQGPRSDAQDKLAKLFAQQPEAGKQPGPSPWPTGDKVSVSSLGQEKVKVVYYRALYPFEARSHDEISIQPGDIVMVDESQTGEPGWLGGEIKGKTGWFPANYAEKIPESEVPLNLRASAALSTSKLSSRVAPATTSSVLQPVTTETVSVAPPPTAPTAPGPTAPSSSASSNWADFSATWPTNSTVEKQDSDGWEAWPSQPTQPSLSVPSGGQGRQRSAFTPATLSGSSPSPVLGQGEKVEGLQAQALYPWRAKKDNHLNFNKSDVITVLEQQDMWWFGEVQGQRGWFPKSYVKLISGPVRKSMSIESGSSDSPPSMKRPSPSPNKPMDLGEAVCLHVPSEYLAMYTYESSEQGDLTFQQGEVIAVLRKEGDWWTGTVGGRTGVFPSNYVKPKDSEGLGPAGKTGSLGKKPEIAQVIAPYTATGAEQLTLAPGQLILIRKKNPGGWWEGELQARGKKRQIGWFPANYVKLLSPSTSKTTPTEPTPPKLPTPNAVCQVIGMYDYTAQNDDELPFGKGQIINVLSREDPDWWKGELNGSVGLFPSNYVKLTTDTDPSQQWCADLHLLDMLSPMERKRQGYIHELIVTEENYVNDLQLVTETFQKPLLEWELLTEKEVAMIFVNWKELIMCNIKLLKALRVRKKMSGERMPVKMIGDILTAQLPHMQPYIRFCSCQLNGATLIQQKTDEVPDFKDFVKRLAMDPRCKGMPLSSFLLKPMQRVTRYPLIIKNILENTPESHPDHSHLRQALEKAEELCSQVNEGVREKENSDRLEWIQAHVQCEGLSEQLVFNSVTNCLGPRKFLHSGKLYKAKSNKELYGFLFNDFLLLTQVTKPLGSSTSEKVFGAKSHLQYRMYKTPIFLNEVLVKLPTDPSGDEPIFHISHIDRVYTIRADSINERTAWVQKIKAASELFIETEKKKREKAYLVRSQRATGIGRLMVNIVEGIELKPCRSHGKSNPYCEVTMGAQCHITKTLQDTLNPKWNSNCQFFIRDLEQDVLCVTVFERDQFSPDDFLGRTEIRLADIKKDQGSKGPITKRLLLHEVPTGEIVVRLDLQLFDEP from the exons ATGGCTCAGTTTTCCATGCCCTTTGGAG gggGGCTGGATACGTGGGTTATCTCTGTGGATGAGAGAGCCAAACATGATCAACAGTTCCACAGTCTGACCCCCACACCTGCTGGCTTCATCACAG GTGACCAGGCCAAGAACTTCTTCCTGCAGTCAGGCCTCCCACCCCCTGTTCTGGCACAGATATG GGCTCTGGCCGACCTCAACAATGACGGGAAGATGGACGTGCACGAGTTCTCCATCGCCATGAAGCTGATCAAGCTGCGTCTGCAGGGCCACCCGCTGCCCCCCACGCTGCCGCCCTCCATGAAGCAGCCgcccctctccctgcctccccccACGGCCTTTG GTGTGCCAGGCGTGGGGACCGTGACGGGCCTGCCGGCAGTACCGCCCATGCCCCATCCCCCGCTCCCCACCGGTGTGCCGGTGGTGGGCATGTCGCCCCCGCTGGTGTCCACGGTGACCCCTCCCATGCCCCCCATGGCCAATGGAGCTCCTTCAATGATGCAGACCGTGCCGGGCTTCTCACACCCAGGTGAGAGCCTTGCACTGGAAG CCCCACTTTCAGCCACAGCACACAAAAGCTCTTCTTTCAATCGCTCCAGTGCCAAGCTGTCCAAGGGCCAGTCTTTTGAGACACCTAG tgCCCCTGCTGTTCCTGTGCCCCTCGACTGGGCCGTGCCCCAGTCCTCACGGCTGAAGTATCGTCAGCTCTTCAACAGCCATGACAAAATGATGAGCGGCCATCTCACAG GGCCCCAAGCTCGAACCATCCTCATGCAGTCCAGTCTTCCACAGACACAGCTGGCCACTATTTG GAACCTGTCGGACATAGACCAGGACGGGAAGCTGACGGCCGAGGAGTTCATTCTGGCCATGCACCTGATCGACATGGCCATGTCGGGCCTGCCCCTCCCACCGCTTCTCCCCCCCGACCTCCTCCCTCCAACCTTCAG gagggtgcgTTCTGGCAGTGGCGTCTCAGTGAGCAGCGTGCACTCCACGGATCAGCGAGCGCAGGAGGAGttggcagaggaagaggagaaggagctggagaaaaAGCTTCCAG TCACCTTTGAGGACAAGAAGCGGGAGAACTTCGAGCGGGGCAACCTGGAGCTGGAGAAGCGACGGCAGGCGCTGCTGGAGCAGCAGCGGAAGGAGCAGGAGCGTCTGGCGGCGCTGGAGCGCGAGGAGCAGGAGCGGCGGGAGCGCGAGCGCCAGGAGCAGGAGCGCCGCCGCCAGCAGGAGCTGGAGCGGCAGCTGGACAAGCAGCGCGAGCTGGAGAGGCAGCGCGAGGAGGAGCGCCGCAAGGAGAtcgagaggagagag gctgctAAGCgagagctggagagacagcGACAGTTGGAGTGGGAGAGGAACCGCAGGCAAGAGCTGCTGACACAGAGAAATCGAGAGCAAGAGAACATAGTCCTGCTCAAAGCACGCAAGAAAACACTCGAATTTGAACTGGAGGCTCtg AACGATAAGAAGTCTCAGCTGGAGGGGAAACTGCAGGACATCCGCTGCCGACTTGCCACACAGAGGCAGGACATTGAGAGCACCAACAAGGCCCGCGAGCTGCGCATCGCGGAGATCACCGcgctgcagcagcagctgcag GAGTCTCAGCAGTGGTTGGGCAGGCTGATTCCTGACAAGCAGTGTCTGAGTGACCAGCTGAAACAGGTCCAGCAGGACAGCCTGCACA gggacaCTCtctccagcctgcagagagcCGTGGAGATGAAGGAAGCCACGAGACAACAGTTGCGGGAGCAGCTAGATGCCGTGGAGAAGGAGACGCGCTCTAAACTGTTGGAGATAGATGCCTTCAACACACAGCTGAAG GAGCTCAGGGAGATCCACAACAAGCAGCAGCGTCAaaagcagaaggagctggagggCAACCTCATCATCCAGCCGCCGCTGGCCTCCAAGCCTACCGATTTGCAGgagtccag GCTGCCGGGGGCCGACGATGGCGTGTCGCCCGCCTGGCGGGACTCGGCACTAGGGAAGGCGCCCACGCTGCCGGCCGTGCAGCCGTGGGCGAGCCGCGCTGccgaggaagagaaccagggccCCAGGAGCGACGCACAGGACAAACTGGCCAAGCTGTTTGCGCAGCAGCCGGAGGCGGGAAAGCAGCCGGGCCCATCGCCCTGGCCCACgggag ATAAAGTGTCCGTGTCTAGCCTGGGCCAGGAGAAGGTGAAGGTGGTGTACTACAGAGCACTTTACCCTTTTGAGGCTCGCAGCCACGATGAGATCAGCATCCAGCCTGGAGACATAGTCATG gTGGACGAGTCTCAGACGGGCGAGCCCGGTTGGTTAGGCGGAGAGATAAAAGGAAAGACCGGTTGGTTTCCAGCGAACTATGCAGAGAAGATTCCGGAATCTGAAGTCCCTCTCAACCTGAGAGCCAGTGCCGCCTTAAGTACCTCCAAACTGTCCAGCCGAGTTGCGCCCGCGACCACATCCTCCGTTCTGCAGCCAGTCACCACCGAGACAGTGTCGGTAGCTCCGCCCCCGACAGCTCCAACTGCCCCAGGTCCTACCGCCCCCTCGTCCTCTGCTTCTAGTAACTGGGCGGATTTCAGTGCTAC ATGGCCGACCAACTCAACTGTGGAAAAACAGGACTCTGACGGCTGGGAGGCGTGGCCAAGCCAGCCGACACAACCCTCCTTGTCTGTGCCCAGTGGGGGGCAGGGCCGACAACGCTCCGCCTTCACCCCCGCcactctctctggctcctccccttcccctgtgCTTGGGCAG gGGGAGAAGGTGGAGGGGCTTCAGGCGCAGGCTCTGTACCCATGGCGGGCAAAGAAGGACAACCACCTGAACTTCAACAAGAGCGACGTGATCACAGTGCTGGAGCAGCAGGACATGTGGTGGTTCGGCGAGGTACAGGGCCAGAGAGGCTGGTTCCCAAAGTCCTACGTTAAGCTGATCTCTGGCCCTGTGCGCAAGTCCATGAG TATTGAGTCTGGATCCTCTGACAGCCCACCCAGTATGAAGAGACCCAGCCCTTCCCCCAACAAACCCATGGACCTTGGTGAAG cgGTCTGTCTGCATGTTCCCTCAGAGTACTTGGCGATGTATACATACGAGAGTAGCGAGCAGGGCGACCTGACCTTCCAGCAGGGAGAGGTCATCGCCGTGCTGAGGAAAGAAGGTGACTGGTGGACGGGCACGGTGGGCGGCAGGACAGGCGTCTTCCCCTCCAACTACGTCAAGCCCAAGGACTCAGAG gGCCTGGGGCCTGCGGGTAAGACTGGCAGCCTGGGGAAGAAGCCAG AAATCGCCCAGGTGATTGCTCCCTACACGGCAACGGGGGCAGAGCAACTAACGCTGGCGCCCGGCCAGCTCATCCTCATCCGCAAGAAGAACCCTGGAGGCTGGTGGGAGGGGGAGCTGCAG GCAAGAGGGAAGAAGCGTCAGATTGGCTGGTTCCCAGCCAATTATGTGAAACTATTAAGTCCTAGTACCAGTAAGACTACGCCCACTGAGCCAACTCCACCCAAACTGCCAACACCTAATGCAG tgtgccaGGTGATTGGCATGTACGACTACACGGCTCAGAACGACGATGAGCTGCCGTTTGGGAAGGGCCAGATCATCAATGTGCTAAGCAGAGAGGACCCTGACTGGTGGAAGGGTGAGCTGAACGGCTCCGTCGGCCTTTTCCCCTCCAACTACGTCAAACTGACCACAGACACGGACCCCAGCCAGCAGT GGTGCGCTGACCTCCACCTCTTGGACATGCTGAGCCCGATGGAGAGGAAGCGGCAGGGCTACATCCATGAGCTCATCGTCACAGAGGAGAACTACGTCAACGACCTGCAGCTCGTCACAGAG ACCTTCCAGAAACCTCTGCTGGAGTGGGAGCTGCTGACGGAGAAAGAGGTGGCCATGATCTTCGTCAACTGGAAGGAGCTAATCATGTGCAACATCAAGCTGCTCAA GGCGCTGCGGGTGAGGAAGAAGATGTCGGGCGAGCGCATGCCGGTGAAAATGATCGGGGACATCCTGACGGCACAGCTGCCCCACATGCAGCCGTACATCCGCTTCTGCAGCTGTCAGCTCAATGGAGCCACCCTCATCCAGCAGAAGACCGACGAGGTGCCCGACTTCAAGGACTTCGTCAAG AGGTTGGCCATGGACCCGCGCTGTAAAGGCATGCCTCTCTCCAGTTTCCTGCTCAAACCTATGCAGAGGGTCACACGGTATCCCCTCATAATCAAAAAC ATTTTGGAGAACACGCCAGAAAGTCACCCGGACCACAGCCACCTGCGGCAGGCCCTGGAGAAGGCCGAGGAGCTGTGCTCACAGGTCAACGAGGGCGTGCGCGAGAAGGAGAACTCAGACAGACTGGAGTGGATACAGGCGCACGTACAGTGCGAGGGGTTGTCTGAG CAACTGGTCTTCAACTCGGTGACCAACTGCCTTGGCCCCCGCAAGTTCCTGCACAGCGGCAAGCTTTACAAGGCCAAGAGCAACAAGGAGCTCTACGGCTTCCTGTTCAACGACTTCCTGCTGCTGACGCAGGTCACCAAGCCGCTGGGCTCCTCCACCTCCGAAAAGGTGTTCGGCGCCAAGTCCCACCTGCAGTACCGCATGTACAAGACG CCCATCTTCCTGAACGAAGTTCTGGTGAAGCTCCCTACCGACCCCTCCGGAGACGAGCCCATCTTTCACATATCCCACATAGACCGAGTGTACACCATACGCGCAGACAGCATCAATGAGAG GACAGCGTGGGTGCAGAAGATCAAGGCTGCCTCTGAGCTCTTCATCGAGacggagaagaagaagagggagaaagccTATCTGG tgcggTCGCAGAGAGCTACAGGCATCGGCAGACTGATGGTAAACATTGTAGAAGGAATTGAGCTAAAACCATGTCGTTCTCATG gtaaaaGTAACCCATACTGTGAGGTGACTATGGGTGCTCAGTGTCACATCACTAAGACACTGCAGGACACACTGAACCCCAAGTGGAACTCAAACTGCCAGTTCTTCATCAGAGACCTGGAGCAGGATGTGCTCTGTGTGACTGTATTTGAGAGGGACCAATTCTCTCCTGATG attttcTTGGCAGGACAGAGATTCGACTGGCAGACATTAAAAAGGACCAGGGTTCAAAAGGACCAATTACTAAGAGGCTCCTCTTGCATGAAGTCCCCACTGGAGAGATAGTGGTCCGGCTCGACCTCCAACTGTTCGACgaaccctga
- the itsn1 gene encoding intersectin-1 isoform X9 — protein MAQFSMPFGGGLDTWVISVDERAKHDQQFHSLTPTPAGFITGDQAKNFFLQSGLPPPVLAQIWALADLNNDGKMDVHEFSIAMKLIKLRLQGHPLPPTLPPSMKQPPLSLPPPTAFGVPGVGTVTGLPAVPPMPHPPLPTGVPVVGMSPPLVSTVTPPMPPMANGAPSMMQTVPGFSHPGESLALEAPLSATAHKSSSFNRSSAKLSKGQSFETPSAPAVPVPLDWAVPQSSRLKYRQLFNSHDKMMSGHLTGPQARTILMQSSLPQTQLATIWNLSDIDQDGKLTAEEFILAMHLIDMAMSGLPLPPLLPPDLLPPTFRRVRSGSGVSVSSVHSTDQRAQEELAEEEEKELEKKLPVTFEDKKRENFERGNLELEKRRQALLEQQRKEQERLAALEREEQERRERERQEQERRRQQELERQLDKQRELERQREEERRKEIERREAAKRELERQRQLEWERNRRQELLTQRNREQENIVLLKARKKTLEFELEALNDKKSQLEGKLQDIRCRLATQRQDIESTNKARELRIAEITALQQQLQESQQWLGRLIPDKQCLSDQLKQVQQDSLHRDTLSSLQRAVEMKEATRQQLREQLDAVEKETRSKLLEIDAFNTQLKELREIHNKQQRQKQKELEGNLIIQPPLASKPTDLQESRLPGADDGVSPAWRDSALGKAPTLPAVQPWASRAAEEENQGPRSDAQDKLAKLFAQQPEAGKQPGPSPWPTGDKVSVSSLGQEKVKVVYYRALYPFEARSHDEISIQPGDIVMVDESQTGEPGWLGGEIKGKTGWFPANYAEKIPESEVPLNLRASAALSTSKLSSRVAPATTSSVLQPVTTETVSVAPPPTAPTAPGPTAPSSSASSNWADFSATWPTNSTVEKQDSDGWEAWPSQPTQPSLSVPSGGQGRQRSAFTPATLSGSSPSPVLGQGEKVEGLQAQALYPWRAKKDNHLNFNKSDVITVLEQQDMWWFGEVQGQRGWFPKSYVKLISGPVRKSMSIESGSSDSPPSMKRPSPSPNKPMDLGEEYLAMYTYESSEQGDLTFQQGEVIAVLRKEGDWWTGTVGGRTGVFPSNYVKPKDSEGLGPAGKTGSLGKKPEIAQVIAPYTATGAEQLTLAPGQLILIRKKNPGGWWEGELQARGKKRQIGWFPANYVKLLSPSTSKTTPTEPTPPKLPTPNAVCQVIGMYDYTAQNDDELPFGKGQIINVLSREDPDWWKGELNGSVGLFPSNYVKLTTDTDPSQQWCADLHLLDMLSPMERKRQGYIHELIVTEENYVNDLQLVTETFQKPLLEWELLTEKEVAMIFVNWKELIMCNIKLLKALRVRKKMSGERMPVKMIGDILTAQLPHMQPYIRFCSCQLNGATLIQQKTDEVPDFKDFVKRLAMDPRCKGMPLSSFLLKPMQRVTRYPLIIKNILENTPESHPDHSHLRQALEKAEELCSQVNEGVREKENSDRLEWIQAHVQCEGLSEQLVFNSVTNCLGPRKFLHSGKLYKAKSNKELYGFLFNDFLLLTQVTKPLGSSTSEKVFGAKSHLQYRMYKTPIFLNEVLVKLPTDPSGDEPIFHISHIDRVYTIRADSINERTAWVQKIKAASELFIETEKKKREKAYLVRSQRATGIGRLMVNIVEGIELKPCRSHGKSNPYCEVTMGAQCHITKTLQDTLNPKWNSNCQFFIRDLEQDVLCVTVFERDQFSPDDFLGRTEIRLADIKKDQGSKGPITKRLLLHEVPTGEIVVRLDLQLFDEP, from the exons ATGGCTCAGTTTTCCATGCCCTTTGGAG gggGGCTGGATACGTGGGTTATCTCTGTGGATGAGAGAGCCAAACATGATCAACAGTTCCACAGTCTGACCCCCACACCTGCTGGCTTCATCACAG GTGACCAGGCCAAGAACTTCTTCCTGCAGTCAGGCCTCCCACCCCCTGTTCTGGCACAGATATG GGCTCTGGCCGACCTCAACAATGACGGGAAGATGGACGTGCACGAGTTCTCCATCGCCATGAAGCTGATCAAGCTGCGTCTGCAGGGCCACCCGCTGCCCCCCACGCTGCCGCCCTCCATGAAGCAGCCgcccctctccctgcctccccccACGGCCTTTG GTGTGCCAGGCGTGGGGACCGTGACGGGCCTGCCGGCAGTACCGCCCATGCCCCATCCCCCGCTCCCCACCGGTGTGCCGGTGGTGGGCATGTCGCCCCCGCTGGTGTCCACGGTGACCCCTCCCATGCCCCCCATGGCCAATGGAGCTCCTTCAATGATGCAGACCGTGCCGGGCTTCTCACACCCAGGTGAGAGCCTTGCACTGGAAG CCCCACTTTCAGCCACAGCACACAAAAGCTCTTCTTTCAATCGCTCCAGTGCCAAGCTGTCCAAGGGCCAGTCTTTTGAGACACCTAG tgCCCCTGCTGTTCCTGTGCCCCTCGACTGGGCCGTGCCCCAGTCCTCACGGCTGAAGTATCGTCAGCTCTTCAACAGCCATGACAAAATGATGAGCGGCCATCTCACAG GGCCCCAAGCTCGAACCATCCTCATGCAGTCCAGTCTTCCACAGACACAGCTGGCCACTATTTG GAACCTGTCGGACATAGACCAGGACGGGAAGCTGACGGCCGAGGAGTTCATTCTGGCCATGCACCTGATCGACATGGCCATGTCGGGCCTGCCCCTCCCACCGCTTCTCCCCCCCGACCTCCTCCCTCCAACCTTCAG gagggtgcgTTCTGGCAGTGGCGTCTCAGTGAGCAGCGTGCACTCCACGGATCAGCGAGCGCAGGAGGAGttggcagaggaagaggagaaggagctggagaaaaAGCTTCCAG TCACCTTTGAGGACAAGAAGCGGGAGAACTTCGAGCGGGGCAACCTGGAGCTGGAGAAGCGACGGCAGGCGCTGCTGGAGCAGCAGCGGAAGGAGCAGGAGCGTCTGGCGGCGCTGGAGCGCGAGGAGCAGGAGCGGCGGGAGCGCGAGCGCCAGGAGCAGGAGCGCCGCCGCCAGCAGGAGCTGGAGCGGCAGCTGGACAAGCAGCGCGAGCTGGAGAGGCAGCGCGAGGAGGAGCGCCGCAAGGAGAtcgagaggagagag gctgctAAGCgagagctggagagacagcGACAGTTGGAGTGGGAGAGGAACCGCAGGCAAGAGCTGCTGACACAGAGAAATCGAGAGCAAGAGAACATAGTCCTGCTCAAAGCACGCAAGAAAACACTCGAATTTGAACTGGAGGCTCtg AACGATAAGAAGTCTCAGCTGGAGGGGAAACTGCAGGACATCCGCTGCCGACTTGCCACACAGAGGCAGGACATTGAGAGCACCAACAAGGCCCGCGAGCTGCGCATCGCGGAGATCACCGcgctgcagcagcagctgcag GAGTCTCAGCAGTGGTTGGGCAGGCTGATTCCTGACAAGCAGTGTCTGAGTGACCAGCTGAAACAGGTCCAGCAGGACAGCCTGCACA gggacaCTCtctccagcctgcagagagcCGTGGAGATGAAGGAAGCCACGAGACAACAGTTGCGGGAGCAGCTAGATGCCGTGGAGAAGGAGACGCGCTCTAAACTGTTGGAGATAGATGCCTTCAACACACAGCTGAAG GAGCTCAGGGAGATCCACAACAAGCAGCAGCGTCAaaagcagaaggagctggagggCAACCTCATCATCCAGCCGCCGCTGGCCTCCAAGCCTACCGATTTGCAGgagtccag GCTGCCGGGGGCCGACGATGGCGTGTCGCCCGCCTGGCGGGACTCGGCACTAGGGAAGGCGCCCACGCTGCCGGCCGTGCAGCCGTGGGCGAGCCGCGCTGccgaggaagagaaccagggccCCAGGAGCGACGCACAGGACAAACTGGCCAAGCTGTTTGCGCAGCAGCCGGAGGCGGGAAAGCAGCCGGGCCCATCGCCCTGGCCCACgggag ATAAAGTGTCCGTGTCTAGCCTGGGCCAGGAGAAGGTGAAGGTGGTGTACTACAGAGCACTTTACCCTTTTGAGGCTCGCAGCCACGATGAGATCAGCATCCAGCCTGGAGACATAGTCATG gTGGACGAGTCTCAGACGGGCGAGCCCGGTTGGTTAGGCGGAGAGATAAAAGGAAAGACCGGTTGGTTTCCAGCGAACTATGCAGAGAAGATTCCGGAATCTGAAGTCCCTCTCAACCTGAGAGCCAGTGCCGCCTTAAGTACCTCCAAACTGTCCAGCCGAGTTGCGCCCGCGACCACATCCTCCGTTCTGCAGCCAGTCACCACCGAGACAGTGTCGGTAGCTCCGCCCCCGACAGCTCCAACTGCCCCAGGTCCTACCGCCCCCTCGTCCTCTGCTTCTAGTAACTGGGCGGATTTCAGTGCTAC ATGGCCGACCAACTCAACTGTGGAAAAACAGGACTCTGACGGCTGGGAGGCGTGGCCAAGCCAGCCGACACAACCCTCCTTGTCTGTGCCCAGTGGGGGGCAGGGCCGACAACGCTCCGCCTTCACCCCCGCcactctctctggctcctccccttcccctgtgCTTGGGCAG gGGGAGAAGGTGGAGGGGCTTCAGGCGCAGGCTCTGTACCCATGGCGGGCAAAGAAGGACAACCACCTGAACTTCAACAAGAGCGACGTGATCACAGTGCTGGAGCAGCAGGACATGTGGTGGTTCGGCGAGGTACAGGGCCAGAGAGGCTGGTTCCCAAAGTCCTACGTTAAGCTGATCTCTGGCCCTGTGCGCAAGTCCATGAG TATTGAGTCTGGATCCTCTGACAGCCCACCCAGTATGAAGAGACCCAGCCCTTCCCCCAACAAACCCATGGACCTTGGTGAAG AGTACTTGGCGATGTATACATACGAGAGTAGCGAGCAGGGCGACCTGACCTTCCAGCAGGGAGAGGTCATCGCCGTGCTGAGGAAAGAAGGTGACTGGTGGACGGGCACGGTGGGCGGCAGGACAGGCGTCTTCCCCTCCAACTACGTCAAGCCCAAGGACTCAGAG gGCCTGGGGCCTGCGGGTAAGACTGGCAGCCTGGGGAAGAAGCCAG AAATCGCCCAGGTGATTGCTCCCTACACGGCAACGGGGGCAGAGCAACTAACGCTGGCGCCCGGCCAGCTCATCCTCATCCGCAAGAAGAACCCTGGAGGCTGGTGGGAGGGGGAGCTGCAG GCAAGAGGGAAGAAGCGTCAGATTGGCTGGTTCCCAGCCAATTATGTGAAACTATTAAGTCCTAGTACCAGTAAGACTACGCCCACTGAGCCAACTCCACCCAAACTGCCAACACCTAATGCAG tgtgccaGGTGATTGGCATGTACGACTACACGGCTCAGAACGACGATGAGCTGCCGTTTGGGAAGGGCCAGATCATCAATGTGCTAAGCAGAGAGGACCCTGACTGGTGGAAGGGTGAGCTGAACGGCTCCGTCGGCCTTTTCCCCTCCAACTACGTCAAACTGACCACAGACACGGACCCCAGCCAGCAGT GGTGCGCTGACCTCCACCTCTTGGACATGCTGAGCCCGATGGAGAGGAAGCGGCAGGGCTACATCCATGAGCTCATCGTCACAGAGGAGAACTACGTCAACGACCTGCAGCTCGTCACAGAG ACCTTCCAGAAACCTCTGCTGGAGTGGGAGCTGCTGACGGAGAAAGAGGTGGCCATGATCTTCGTCAACTGGAAGGAGCTAATCATGTGCAACATCAAGCTGCTCAA GGCGCTGCGGGTGAGGAAGAAGATGTCGGGCGAGCGCATGCCGGTGAAAATGATCGGGGACATCCTGACGGCACAGCTGCCCCACATGCAGCCGTACATCCGCTTCTGCAGCTGTCAGCTCAATGGAGCCACCCTCATCCAGCAGAAGACCGACGAGGTGCCCGACTTCAAGGACTTCGTCAAG AGGTTGGCCATGGACCCGCGCTGTAAAGGCATGCCTCTCTCCAGTTTCCTGCTCAAACCTATGCAGAGGGTCACACGGTATCCCCTCATAATCAAAAAC ATTTTGGAGAACACGCCAGAAAGTCACCCGGACCACAGCCACCTGCGGCAGGCCCTGGAGAAGGCCGAGGAGCTGTGCTCACAGGTCAACGAGGGCGTGCGCGAGAAGGAGAACTCAGACAGACTGGAGTGGATACAGGCGCACGTACAGTGCGAGGGGTTGTCTGAG CAACTGGTCTTCAACTCGGTGACCAACTGCCTTGGCCCCCGCAAGTTCCTGCACAGCGGCAAGCTTTACAAGGCCAAGAGCAACAAGGAGCTCTACGGCTTCCTGTTCAACGACTTCCTGCTGCTGACGCAGGTCACCAAGCCGCTGGGCTCCTCCACCTCCGAAAAGGTGTTCGGCGCCAAGTCCCACCTGCAGTACCGCATGTACAAGACG CCCATCTTCCTGAACGAAGTTCTGGTGAAGCTCCCTACCGACCCCTCCGGAGACGAGCCCATCTTTCACATATCCCACATAGACCGAGTGTACACCATACGCGCAGACAGCATCAATGAGAG GACAGCGTGGGTGCAGAAGATCAAGGCTGCCTCTGAGCTCTTCATCGAGacggagaagaagaagagggagaaagccTATCTGG tgcggTCGCAGAGAGCTACAGGCATCGGCAGACTGATGGTAAACATTGTAGAAGGAATTGAGCTAAAACCATGTCGTTCTCATG gtaaaaGTAACCCATACTGTGAGGTGACTATGGGTGCTCAGTGTCACATCACTAAGACACTGCAGGACACACTGAACCCCAAGTGGAACTCAAACTGCCAGTTCTTCATCAGAGACCTGGAGCAGGATGTGCTCTGTGTGACTGTATTTGAGAGGGACCAATTCTCTCCTGATG attttcTTGGCAGGACAGAGATTCGACTGGCAGACATTAAAAAGGACCAGGGTTCAAAAGGACCAATTACTAAGAGGCTCCTCTTGCATGAAGTCCCCACTGGAGAGATAGTGGTCCGGCTCGACCTCCAACTGTTCGACgaaccctga